The nucleotide sequence CCGCTCGACCGGTGGACCGAAACCCTTAGTGCCGGCCCGGAAGTGGCCACACACATGAGCGAGACGCCCGTCGATCCCGACGAGGTCCGCCACACCGCGGATCTGGCCCGGATCGACCTGGACGAGGACGAGGTGGAGCGGTTCACCGAGCAGTTCTCCGACGTTCTCTCCTACTTCGATACCCTCGACGACGTGCCGGAGGTCGACGCCGAGGCCGACCTGGTGAACGTCATGCGCGCCGACGAGGTGCGTGACGGGCTCTCACAGGAGGAGGCCCTGGGGAACGCCCCCGAGACCGAGGACGGCTACTTCAAGGGGCCGAGCGTCTCATGAGCGTCGACGCCTTCATCACCGAGACGACGGTCGAGGGCGACGACGACGGACCGCTCGCCGACCGGACCGTAGCGATTAAGGACAACATCTCGACGGCGGGCGTCCGGACCACCTGCGGCTCCGAGATGCTCGCCGACTACGTTCCCCCCTACGACGCGACGGTCGTCGAACGGCTCAAGGGCGCCGGCGCGACGCTCGTCGGCAAGACCAACATGGACGAGTTCGGGATGGGGACGACGACCGAGACGTCGGCGTTCGGGCCGACGCGCAACCCGGTCGACGAGTCCCGGGTCCCCGGGGGGTCCTCGGGCGGCAGCGCCGCGGCCGTCGCCGCCGGCGAGGCCGACGTCGCCCTCGGGAGCGACACCGGCGGCTCCGTCCGCTGTCCGGCGGCGTTCTGTGGCGTCGTCGGCATCAAGCCCACCTACGGGCTGGTCTCCCGGTACGGGCTGGTGGCCTACGCCAACTCCCTGGAACAGATCGGCCCGCTGGCCCCGACCGTCGAGGAGGCCGCCGAGGTCCTCGAGGTGATCGCCGGTCCCGACGACCGCGACGCGACGACCCGCGAGGCGGGCGCCGACGCCGACTACGCGAGCGCCGCCGACGGCGACGTCGAGGGGCTCTCGGTCGGCGTCCCGACCGAGTTGATCGAGGGGGCCGACGAGCGGGTCGTCGAGCGGTTCGAGGCGACGCTCGACGACCTGAAAGCACAGGGCGCGGAGACCCACGAGGTGAGCCTCCCCTCCGTCGAGCACGCGGTCCAGGCCTACTACGTGATCGCCATGTCCGAGGCGTCCTCGAACCTCGCGCGGTTCGACGGCGTGCGCTACGGTCCGGAGACCGACGCCGAGGGCAACTGGAACGAGACCTTCGCCCGCGTCCGCGAGGAGGGCTTCGGCGACGAGGTGAAACGCCGCATCCTCCTCGGCACGTACGCCCTGTCGGCCGGCTACCACGACAAGTACTACGCGAAGGCACAGGACGCCCGCGCGTGGCTCAAACGGGACTTCGACGAGGCGCTGGCCGAGGCGGACGTGCTCGCGTCGCCGACGATGCCAGTCCTCCCCTTCGAACTCGGCGAGAGCCTCGACGACCCGCTCCAGATGTACCTCGCGGACGCCAACACGGTGCCGGTGAACCTGGCGAACCTCCCGGCCATCTCCGTGCCCGCGGGACGGGCCGACGGCCTCCCCGTCGGCTTCCAGTTGATCGGCCCGGCCTTCGGCGAGCGCGACATCGTCCGGGCGGCGAGCGCCGTCGAGAACTGAACCATCCGGTCCGCAGTCCGGCTAGTTATCGATCGTGGTAGGAGTACTGGGGAGTGTCACACGCGACGGGCGTCCCGATCCGACGACGACGCGTTCCCCCCGGAGCCGCGCCGTGTCGGCGTCGACGAACGTCAACGCCGTAACCGTGATCGGGAAGCCCACCAGAACCCGCGTCCCGTGACGGTATAACGTTACGCCCCGAGTTCTCAATGCTGATATCGGGGGGCGGCGGCCGGAACCGACGGGTGCTCAGTTCGCGT is from Haloplanus salinarum and encodes:
- the gatC gene encoding Asp-tRNA(Asn)/Glu-tRNA(Gln) amidotransferase subunit GatC, whose product is MSETPVDPDEVRHTADLARIDLDEDEVERFTEQFSDVLSYFDTLDDVPEVDAEADLVNVMRADEVRDGLSQEEALGNAPETEDGYFKGPSVS
- the gatA gene encoding Asp-tRNA(Asn)/Glu-tRNA(Gln) amidotransferase subunit GatA, translating into MSVDAFITETTVEGDDDGPLADRTVAIKDNISTAGVRTTCGSEMLADYVPPYDATVVERLKGAGATLVGKTNMDEFGMGTTTETSAFGPTRNPVDESRVPGGSSGGSAAAVAAGEADVALGSDTGGSVRCPAAFCGVVGIKPTYGLVSRYGLVAYANSLEQIGPLAPTVEEAAEVLEVIAGPDDRDATTREAGADADYASAADGDVEGLSVGVPTELIEGADERVVERFEATLDDLKAQGAETHEVSLPSVEHAVQAYYVIAMSEASSNLARFDGVRYGPETDAEGNWNETFARVREEGFGDEVKRRILLGTYALSAGYHDKYYAKAQDARAWLKRDFDEALAEADVLASPTMPVLPFELGESLDDPLQMYLADANTVPVNLANLPAISVPAGRADGLPVGFQLIGPAFGERDIVRAASAVEN